The sequence ACCCGCGCGACAATGCGGGCAATGACGTCTTCGATGCTCATGGCCGTGGAATCGATCTCCTCGGCGTCTGCTGCCTTTTTCAGGGGGGCATGCGCGCGCCCGGCGTCCTGGGCGTCCCGGGCGCGGATTTCCCGCTCGATGGCCCCGAGATCGGCCTCCTGGCCCGCCGCCTGCAGTTCTTCGCAGCGCCTGCGGGCCCGTTCGGCCGGACTGGCACTTACAAAGAACTTGGCCCGGGCCTCCGGGAATACGACGGTTCCGATGTCCCTGCCTTCCATGACGACGCCGCCGGATGCCCCGAGGGAGCGCTGAATCGCGGTGAGCCGCTTGCGAAGCGCCGGTTTCTGGGAGAAATCCGAGGCCATCATGGCGATCTCGCGGGTGCGGATCTGGTCGGATACGTCCTCTCCCGCCAGCAATACCGGCGCGCTGCCGTCCTCACGCGATCCGGGCGCGCCAAAACCGATGTCGAGATTCCGGCAGAACTCGCTGACGGCCAAGTCATCGCTCAAATCGAGCCCCGCCCTCTGTGCCGCCAGCGCGGCGGCCCGGTACATCGCGCCTGTATCTATATATAGATAACCCAGCTCGCGGGCGGCGCCCCGGCTGGCGGTGCTCTTTCCCGAGCCCGCAGGCCCGTCGATGGCGACAATCGGCTTCACCCGCTCACCGCCTCCAGCA is a genomic window of Chrysiogenia bacterium containing:
- a CDS encoding (d)CMP kinase; amino-acid sequence: MKPIVAIDGPAGSGKSTASRGAARELGYLYIDTGAMYRAAALAAQRAGLDLSDDLAVSEFCRNLDIGFGAPGSREDGSAPVLLAGEDVSDQIRTREIAMMASDFSQKPALRKRLTAIQRSLGASGGVVMEGRDIGTVVFPEARAKFFVSASPAERARRRCEELQAAGQEADLGAIEREIRARDAQDAGRAHAPLKKAADAEEIDSTAMSIEDVIARIVARVKAIEGS